Proteins found in one Agaribacterium sp. ZY112 genomic segment:
- a CDS encoding RNA polymerase sigma factor, which yields MTDAELQALYQYAMVLCQEPADAYDLVQHSLEQWLNAGKVPAGNGQQPFLRSCIRNRFIDEYRHKQRFAQQSYEEHSDYDISPIDLEELIINRQELEKIWPELALEDRDILYHWAVLGYTTDEACEQLGLARGTFLSRMHRLRKHCRLTFVRQA from the coding sequence ATGACAGACGCTGAATTACAAGCACTTTATCAATACGCTATGGTTTTATGCCAAGAACCGGCAGATGCTTATGATCTTGTGCAACACAGCTTGGAGCAGTGGCTCAACGCTGGAAAGGTGCCTGCAGGTAATGGTCAACAACCTTTTCTTCGCAGCTGTATACGCAATCGTTTTATTGATGAGTACAGGCATAAACAACGCTTCGCACAGCAAAGCTATGAAGAACACAGTGATTACGACATTTCCCCAATAGACTTAGAAGAACTAATTATAAACCGGCAAGAGCTAGAAAAAATCTGGCCAGAGCTAGCCCTCGAGGATAGAGATATACTCTATCATTGGGCCGTACTTGGTTACACAACCGACGAAGCCTGTGAGCAACTCGGCTTAGCTCGAGGTACATTTCTTTCGCGCATGCATAGACTACGAAAACACTGCCGTTTAACGTTTGTAAGGCAGGCATAA